CAGATCCCGGCTCGAAGGGACTAACCGCCCAACCCGTGGCACCCAGGGGTGCAACCCCTCATGCTGGCCGAGCGTGGTACGGTGTTTTGCGCTGCcattgtggttaaggaaataaagttgcGCCTTCACTAATAGTTATAGCTTTTGGTGCAAATGTAAGCCCTTGATCCTGACAAAGTACCGGTTTTttacgggtattttactttcaaatatttaatttatgataaatatatcaacatTTGTAACCCCTCATGCTGGCCGAGCGTGGTACGGTGTTTTGCGCTGCcattgtggttaaggaaataaagttgcGCCTTCACTAATAGTTATAGCTTTTGGTGCAAATGTAAGCCCTTGATCCTGACAAAGTACCGGTTTTttacgggtattttactttcaaatatttaatttatgataaatatatcaacatttgtaagtaaaattcaaaaattattacagtaatattcttgcaaaaagaaaatcgataggttatttatttaatataaattaaatatttttaaaaaaaataaattgcccataaagtattaattttttatggcttTTATCCATTACAGGAATAAAGTATTAGCTCTTTATGcgcattttattttgaatcatttaatttatattaaatacataaatatttgtaactcaaattaaaaaagtgttatattaatatttttagggaagagagattggtaggttttgtatttaacaaaaattaaatatttgaaagtaaatacaaatatgtatttgagcataaatatttgtatttaattaaatatttgaaaataaaatatctttaatgaaccggtactttaaatagttaCCGCCTCTTTATAGGCAAACACGTattactcatttaaagtacTGATTTTTTACgaatattttactttcaaacatttaatttatgataaatatatcaatatttttaagtaaaattcaaaaaagtgttacagtaatattcttgcaaaaaggaaatcggtaggttatttatttaatataaattaaatatttttttaaaaaaagaaatgacccataaagtattaattctttatggatttcatccattacatgagtaaagtattggttctttatgggtattttattttgaatcatttaatttatgttaaatacataaatatttgtaactaaaattgaaaaaagtgttatattaatatttttacggaagagagattggtagtttttgtatttaacaaaaattaaatatttgaaagtaaatacaaatatgtatttgagcgtaaatatttgtattaaattaaatgtttgaaagtaaaatacccataaagagccagtactttaaataggtaatgcgtatttgcctataaattatactctttaaagtttattaattgttaattaatttgtaatattttgttATTCATTGAACATGTAATATAAAGGACagatttgataaaaaaattctaattcactccctaaaacaatattttaatcgtttggactgaatttgtaaaggattagtaacttcaggggaggttagtgtaatttttcaaaccacaggggagatcggtgcaaatgtcagaaatctcaggagaggcttctgcaattatccctaatgTTAAATGCACCATCTGTCACcgccttccttccttccttctaTACTATGCCATACTACTACTGCTGAACCAAGTAACTGCAGTGCCATTAAAacatttgaaaggaaattttttttttaaaaaaaaaagggggagagagagagaatgcaCTGTGTAATTTACTTGTAAAGCAAAGCGAATTATATTCTCAAATGAGAAAGAAATATCTTATCAGTAGCTTGTAAACAATTTTTGCAGCACTGCAGTCCGGCCAAGAGGCAAATTGATTGCTTCCTTCGCTTTAGGCATACATATTAATTAGTGTTAGTTGTTGGGTGTCAATGgacaaaccaaaataaaaggtaTCCAAAGGAATTCTACAGTGTCGATACTATATGATGCATGCCCTCCTCCATTCGTgtaaaagcttttttttttttttttttaaaactattttctgATGCCATCAAACAATGATTTTTCCGACCACATGTGAGAAGCCAAGACAAAAGGACATGATAATCTTCTAGGAGAGAACATCAAAGGCaaagatcatcatcattttgACTCAAACCGAAAAGAAGACCGGATGTATGCATAAGGTAAAAAATAAGTGAAGAAGCAGACAGAAACTTGTTTTTTGCTTAAAATTTACTTAGCTAATGCAACTAGAGACTCAAAATGTGCAAAGATGATGAAAGTAGAATATTGCTGGCAACCCCATGAGGAAAAATCAAGCTTTGACAAGGGAGGAGCAAGGGAAAGCTGTCTACAAGAAAAGAGATCAGTAGGTTTCCTGCAACAACTTTTGCTTTTTGGTCtgtttccttttcccttttcctaCACGACATGCATTACCTATATGATCACTTACTATCGCGCCAATCAAATGATTAAACATCGAAACAAACTTATTAAAATAGCAACATACCATCTAAATGTATCatatactcaaaaaaaaaaaaaaaaaagaatgaaaacttAGATTTGTAAAAGTTATGCGGTACTGCTTGTAAGATGACATAGCCATTTGTCCCAACAAGACGGCAAAAATTTTCTGAAATGCCACACGTGGGCAGTTGAAGTTACAAAATTCACTTTGCTTACCCGTTAGAAAGCTTGTTTCTGGTTTAAAGAAGGGATACACAGGGCAACTCTGGATCTTTCTACAAAGAGCTATTTTTGGAGCAAAACTGAATGAAAACTGGTACACAGCCAGAAGACATGTACCTTTAGGAAAACAGTAAAAGATCACATCTGTGAAATGCTTCCAGGTGTACAAGCTGTATGACAAAACCCAACTAAAACTTTCTGGGTCAATGATAAAACTAGAAAATACAGTAGTGATACACCAGTCACCGGTCACTTCAAAACCCCTCTTCTTCGACATTCTCCCAAATCACTGGGCATAATGGACACTGAATCTACACAAAGCCCACCTTTTGAATGTGTACAATCTATCTGTTTCATTGAAAAACTGACCTCAGTAACAGGATCAGACCCACTGATAATGAACTCGCCAACCTTATAGTCAACCCAGCATCCACGTTTCTGGCTCCCGGTTGCCTCTTCCTGCTCAGTGTCATCCAAACAGCACTCGCTTGATGCTTGTTGGCCATCTGAGGTCGACAATTCAAATCGTACTGGTTTTATATCCCATCCATGAGTATGATCATAGCAAACACGTCGTAAAAGCCTTTTAGAAGACCTTCCAAGATGAAGTCTAAACGACAGAGAGTAGATATCAGGTGGAAAGGGGAATTTCACAATGCCATCCACTTCAAACCACCATATTTGCTGCAGATATGCAACAACCTGAAATCTGCAAATTAACGGCATTTAACCGAACAGTTTTCCGATATCAGCTCAGCATTATTGTCCGccaatagaaaaataaaagatttcAAACCAAGTAAACCCATCTGTGAATAATAGTGTGGAAGCAGCATACAAAAAATATTCTTATCTAGACACTATCAGGCACCAAATTGCAAGCCCAACTTTTCAGATTTTAAACCAAAGTTCCTCATTACAGTCGAAGAAAAGCAAGATGATACATGAAGGCAAAACCATCTGGCGAAGCTTTTAAATATGTAAAGATACATTTCAAGCCTCAAACACAACATGGAATGCAAAACATGGCAAAGGACAACTGGCTCAGTTCCTCAAACACCCATCCCAAGAAAGATAAAACATTTGATGTAGTTACATTGAGTACCGCATCCACATGCAACTAAGATAAACATCACGTCCAAGAGATAACGACGTTTCTCTAATCCAAACGACCGTTGATGTCAATTTACAATGGCCAAGCTCTTAAAGCATGTTACAGGCTCCGATAATCCCTTTTCGCAACTGGAGCTAAAGATGTAAAACATCAGTTACAGGAAGGTCTAAAGTACACTACTGGACATTTTCAGGGTGCACGTCTAAGTACTAGTAAGACAAACTCCGAGAAAATTGATTTGTCAAATGTGAAGAACTAGCATGGACAAAGCATCCTTAAAAAAGCAACTTCAAAAAGATCAAGGATTTCTAAGATCAACAACATTATACCAGCTGATGAGAAAATTAAATATATGTCCTCTAGATGGATCTGAAGGAACCAATGATTAGAAATTGAGTATCAACAGTTCATCAGGAAGCTTAAACTGAAATAAAGATAAGCCCATCGAAGCTGTTGTTCATATTCCTCAAAATGCAACCTTTGATTGAAAATCCCACCCTTTTCCTGTCCCTTTTTTCGAATGAACAAGATTTCTCCATAAAAGCATTAAATTTTCTTCAGTCTCCAATCAATCAGCAAAATATTAATTCAAGGATGGATAAAACTAGCCTTGATCTTCAACAGTGCCATACATAAGCATAAATTCATCCAAGAGGCTCAATATCAGGTGCTCAGAGATTTTCCATAAATGTTAATTGAGAAGAAGACAACAAGATAGTGAACACACACCATGACAAGAACCAAACCTTCTCTTTATGCCAAGAAAAGGACAGAAAATACATATCTTCCAATGAGAAAGTCAACATTTGACAGAATGAAAACAATGGATTTAGTTTGCACCACTAGCGAGCAAGATATGCGAAGGGGAAAGTGTATGATAATAAGCATCTAATTAACTATTTCCCAGACTATGAAGCATCATCGAAAACAAACTACACACAATCATTGTCTGATTAAAGAGACAAAACCATGACATTAAGAAGAAAATAAGATATGCACGACCAGTTCAATACACATGAaggaattttaaataaattatttttccaATACTTGGACAAATcttaaataaatcaaaaacaacaaagaGAACAGGGCAATCTCAATTGTCCAGAATGGAATAGAACTTCACCATCAGAACCACTTTGGTCGACTATTTGAAACTTACCTAGATTCATCAGTAGGAATCCAGTTCCAGTATCTGCGGTCTTCAATCCCCGTAATGGTCATCGCTTTTGCAGAGATAGACATGCAAGCCCTTCCAGTCACCCTGTCCAGCCATATTTCCTGTAGTTCTCCAAGGTCAAAAAGACCACGTAAATTAGAGACAGAATCATCCTAACTGCAAAATAAAAGACTTATATACGTGATGCTACTGTCTTTTCCCTTAAAATTAAGCAAAATCCACTCGAGACTCCAGCTTCTATCTAAACAAAAGCACATCATAATAGAACATAACTCAAGCTTCATACTAAGTTGCAGTGACACCTCACTCCAATTTATTTCCCCAAAAAAATGACACCAAGCCCACATCTA
The Coffea arabica cultivar ET-39 chromosome 6c, Coffea Arabica ET-39 HiFi, whole genome shotgun sequence genome window above contains:
- the LOC140008326 gene encoding F-box protein PP2-A15-like; translated protein: MGASLSNLTENGAANGGPGLGDIPESCVACVFLYLTPPEICNLARLNRAFRGAASSDAVWEAKLPPNYQQLLELFPPERYQKLSKKDIFALLSRPVLFDDGYKEIWLDRVTGRACMSISAKAMTITGIEDRRYWNWIPTDESRFQVVAYLQQIWWFEVDGIVKFPFPPDIYSLSFRLHLGRSSKRLLRRVCYDHTHGWDIKPVRFELSTSDGQQASSECCLDDTEQEEATGSQKRGCWVDYKVGEFIISGSDPVTEVSFSMKQIDCTHSKGGLCVDSVSIMPSDLGECRRRGVLK